A single window of Sphaerodactylus townsendi isolate TG3544 linkage group LG03, MPM_Stown_v2.3, whole genome shotgun sequence DNA harbors:
- the LOC125428769 gene encoding actin cytoskeleton-regulatory complex protein pan1-like, producing the protein MAGVSGDVVSGASGGTSTKGPGRGVGWREAETRDLIRIWGEPTVQRALKKSHKNMEVFEKVAADMRSCGHDRTAIECRTKTKSLKRDFKRVVQHNRVSSNRKKTMPFYEELDVIIRHGPPSCETRSMAYTRTTTGYFLQPPPPCESPSLFPTINETDIRAAPPSPVDSGAANDLLPDSESTRIDEAMLLAQPVGEECQPAGPSQAEAHGDSSNERTSSGQTRSVPAVETSPERKALLERRRQRRVGVLSDLGHQLLEQGAVDMEEARLGRQERREAMNRHFELMLGIREALDRGSAAVEALSRILTSKLMSQDPVHQPPPQEKRPAPSCALPGGDARPTLAKDTPQLPTPSGNFSDPLNPVPEMQPTVLQGAPLLRSQLAAHDSNPGSHGVRSSSTIPGAGEGALLPPGTQSTPQAEQQEGFGTNQPKTGAAESGALRQDGVGQAGKES; encoded by the exons ATGGCTGGTGTGAGTGGCGACGTTGTTTCTGGTGCATCAGGAGGGACCTCTACAAAGGGACCAGGGAGAGGTGTTGGATGGAGGGAGGCCGAAACCAGGGACCTGATCAGGATTTGGGGGGAGCCGACGGTCCAGCGGGCCCTGAAAAAAAGCCACAAGAACATGGAGGTGTTCGAGAAGGTGGCTGCGGACATGAGGAGCTGCGGCCACGACAGGACGGCCATCGAGTGCCGCACCAAGACGAAGTCACTGAAGCGAGATTTCAAGCGCGTGGTGCAGCACAACAGGGTCTCTAGCAACAGGAAGAAGACCAtgcccttctatgaggagctGGACGTGATTATCAGGCACGGCCCCCCATCGTGCGAAACACGGAGCATGGCCTACACCAGGACGACGACAGGGTACTTCCTCCAACCTCCACCCCCCTGCGAGTCGCCGAGTCTCTTCCCAACAATCAACGAAACGGACATTCGCGCTGCTCCACCAAGTCCTGTGGACTCGG GGGCTGCCAACGACCTACTGCCTGACTCAGAATCAACGCGGATTGATGAGGCCATGCTGCTGG CTCAGCCAGTTGGAGAGGAGTGTCAACCTGCGGGGCCCTCACAAGCAGAGGCACATGGTGACTCATCCAATGAAAGAACCTCTAGCG GCCAAACTAGATCGGTGCCAGCCGTGGAGACGAGCCCAGAGCGCAAGGCGTtgttggagaggaggaggcagcgGAGAGTCGGTGTTCTTTCGGATCTCGGACACCAGCTCCTAGAACAAGGCGCTGTGGATATGGAAGAGGCCAGGCTGGGCAGGCAGGAGAGGCGGGAGGCCATGAACAGACACTTTGAATTGATGCTCGGCATTCGGGAAGCTCTTGATAGGGGTTCCGCCGCAGTCGAGGCTCTGAGTAGGATACTTACTTCAAAGTTGATGAGTCAAGACCCGGTGCACCAGCCGCCGCCCCAAGAGAAGCGCCCTGCGCCATCCTGTGCATTGCCGGGTGGTGATGCGCGGCCAACCCTGGCCAAGGACACACCCCAACTCCCAACTCCATCAGGGAATTTTTCCGATCCCCTCAACCCCGTCCCAGAAATGCAGCCAACCGTTTTGCAGGGTGCACCGTTGCTCAGATCCCAGTTGGCAGCACACGACTCAAACCCTGGCTCGCATGGTGTGCGTTCAAGTTCTACAATCCCAGGAGCTGGTGAGGGTGCTCTGCTCCCCCCTGGCACCCAGAGCACCCCGCAGGCTGAACAGCAGGAAGGGTTTGGGACAAACCAGCCCAAGACAGGGGCAGCAGAATCAGGAGCGCTCAGACAAGACGGCGTCGGGCAAGCGGGCAAAGAAAGTTAA